In Embleya scabrispora, the DNA window ATGCCGGCCAGCATGGACATGCCGAACACGTCGGGCCAGGCCAGGTCGTCGCTGAGTTGGGCCCGGGTGAACCGGGCGACCAGCCAGGTGCCGACGAAGATGCCGACCACCTTGCCCGCCATCAGGCCGAGCAGGACGCCGAGCGTGGGCCGGTGGGTGAACACGTCGCCGAGCACCGGGCCGGAGACCGCGACACCCGCGGACAGCAGCGCGAAGATCGGCACCGCCAAGCCGGCGGAGACCGGCCTGACCAGGTGTTCGACGTGCTCGGCGGGCGAGGTGCGCTCGTCCCGGTCCGGGACCACCCGCATCAGCAGGCCCATCGCCACACCGGCGACCGTCGCGTGCACCCCGCTCTCGTGCATCAGCGCCCAGATCACCAGCGCGAGCGGTACGTAGAACCACCAGCCGCGCACCCGCCGGCGCTGAAGCAGCCAGAAGACCACGAGCAGCGCGAATGCTCCGGCCAGGGCGAGGAAGTTCACCGAATCGGTGAAGAAGATCGCGATGATCAGGATCGCGCCCAGGTCGTCCACCACGGCCAGGGTGAGCAGGAACGAGCGCAGCGCGGACGGCAGGTTGGTGCCGATCACCGCGAGTACGGCGAGCGCGAACGCGATGTCGGTCGCGGTGGGGATGGCCCAGCCGTCCGGCGAGCCGCCGCCGGTGTTCACCGCGAAATAGAACAGCGCGGGGGTGAGCATCCCGCATCCGGCGGCGACCACCGGCAGGATCGCCTGGGCCGGATTGCGCAGGTCGCCCACCACCAACTCGCGCTTGAGTTCGATGCCGGCCACGAAGAAGAAGACGGCGAGCAGCCCGTCGGCGGCCCAGGTGCTCAGCGACAGGTCGAGGTGCAGCGCCGAGGGGCCGAACCGGAAGTCGCGCAGGTCCTGGTAGGCGTCGCTCCACCCGGTGTTCGCCCAGACCACCGCGACCACCGCCGCGATCAGCAACAGCGCGCCGCCGACCGTTTCGGTGCGCAGCGCGTCGGCGATGAAGTTCCGCTCGGCCAGGGTGGACGGACGCCGAAAGAACTTGTTGCGTGGTGCGGACTCGGCACCCACGGGACCTCCAGGTCGGCTGCGGCTCGCGGGCGTATACCGCCCTGCGAAAACGACAAAACAGCGCCGACCAGACTTCCCGGCATGTCTCCCGACGGGGAAGACCCACGACGCGGGAGCGGTGCGAACCGCACCCGGTCCCCGTCAGTGTATCGACAAGATTTTCGATCCTGCCGAGTCGATGCGGGACGCGGCGCGCATCATGGCCCGCCGCGGGCGGCAACACGAGGGCCCCGTACCGAGGTTGCGCTCGGTACGGGGCCCTCGTGAAGCAGCGTGTCGCCGGTCGGTCAGTCCTGTCGGCGCGTCGGCAGCGCGTTCTCCTCGACGGACAGCGCCCGGTTCGCGGCGGGCTTGTTCGGGCCCTGCGCGGCGGTGATGATCGAGTTCCAGTCCGCCGGAGCCTGGCCCACGCCCAGCCCCTGGAGCTTGGTGATCACCGCGGGGTCCTGCCCCTCGAGCCAGTCGGTCAACTGACGGAACGTCACGCAGCGTACGTCGGCCTTGGTGCAGACCGAGGTCACCGTGTCCCGGACGGCGTTCATGTAGATGCCGCCGCTCCAGTCCTCGAAGTGATTCCCGATGAACAGTGGAGCGCGGTTGGTGGTATAGGCGCGCTGGAATCCGTTCATGTAGAACTCGTGGGCCTCTTTCTCCCACGCGTCCTTCTTGGACGGGTCGTATTTACCGTGCCGCTGCTCCTGCTCGTACATGATGTTGTAGTCCATGGAGAGCTGCGACTTGTTCGGGTCACCCGGCCACGGCAGCGACTGCAGCGGGAAGTCCCAGATTCCCGTCTCCTTGCCGCGCTTGGGCCACACCTGAAGACCGCCGGCCGAACTCGCGTCGTAGCGGAATCCCATCTCCTTGCCCGCCCGCATCAGGTTCGTCTGGCCCTCCAGGCACGGCGCGCGGCCACCGATGAGCTCCTTCCCCGGTGCGTAGTCGAACGGCAGCGGCGGAAGGTCGGCGTAGCCGGTGTTGGTCTTCCAGTTCTGGACGAATTTCACCGCCTGCTCGGTTTCGTTCTTCCAGTCGGCCGGGCTCCAACTCTTGCCGCTCGTGGCGCTGTTGCAGAAGTGGCCGTTGAAGTGCGTACCGACCTCGTTGCCCTTGAGCCAGACCTCGCGCATCTGGATGATCGTGTTGCGCACGGTTTCGTCGGACATGAAGTTGATGTCCGACTGGCCCGCGGTGTGCTTCGGGCCGGTGTACATGGCCTTCTTCGCCTTCGGGAGCGTGTAGATACCGCTCAGGAAGTACGTCATCTGGGCCTTGTTCGCCTCGGACAGCTTCAGGAATTGCGAAACCAGCTTGTTGCCGTCCTCGGCCGCGCCATCCCACGAGAACACGACGAACTGCGGCGGTTTCTCCCCCGGCTTGAGCTTCTCCACCTTGGGCTGGTTCGGCTGGGGACCGGTGTCGGCGGTCGAGCCGTCACCGATCGGTTTGACCGGACCCCTCGGTTTGTCCGATTCCTTACCCGGATCGCTCGGATTTCCGCTGCCAGGGTTCTTTGCAGAGGAGTTGCCGGAATCTTTCCCGTCCTTTGCGAAAACCACGAAACCGATAGCGGCCAGGACTGCGACAACGACGAGCACCGCAGCGCCGCGGACAGTTCGCACAGTTCACCTCTTCCCATGGACATGCCGGACCGGGCTGTATTCCCTATCGATACATACGCACGCCGAGGTCACCCGGTTGCGTGCGTCCCCGGTCCGCTTCCCCGCGTACCCGGGCCGGGATCCATCGGATCGTCCGGAGCGCGTGAGCGCGGACACATCACCGTACGGGGCGTCGGGCCCCGGAAGCGATCCGGCGTCACCCTCCGGTCACGGGTCGGCGCGGAACTCGATCCGCCCGCCGTACATGCCCATCGCACAGGTCCAGTCGATCGTCCCGGGGTGCGGTACGCCCAGGTCGATCGTGGTCTCGCCGGTCACCGGCAGGACCTGCTGCCGATCGCGCGCGGGCAGGACGAAGCCCCGGGTGCAGCCGGTGGTGTGGTCGGTGCGCAACACCAGGACGGTGGGTACGCCGGCCCGGGCCAGCGCACGGGCCGGGTGGTAACCCTCGTTCGCCACTCGGACGGTGACGCGCTGCACACCGTCGGGCCCGGTGCTCGCCGCCGCGTGGTCGACCGCGCCGCGGGCCGTAGGAGTCCACCAGCCGGCCAGGCGCAGTCCGGAGCCGACCGTCCACGCGGCCACCACGAGCACCAACACGCCCAGGGCGGCGGTCAGTCGCCCGCGCAGCACCCGACCCGACGCGCCCACGAGCAGCCCCAGGACGGTGAACAGCGGGATGGTGCCGAGTACGAATCCGGTCAGCACGGCGGCGCCGCCGAGCGCGTTCTGCGAGGTGACGGCGACCAGTTCGGCGCCCAGCGTCACCCCGCACGGGACGAACACGGTGGCCGCGCCCAGGAGCAGCGGCCCGCGCCCGGCGCCGCGGGTCGAACCCCGCGGCAACAACCGGGCCACGCCGGGCACGCCGAGCATGGCCGATCCGAACAGCGCCATCAGCGCGGCGGCCAGGAGCATCAGGACCGCCCGGGTGCTCGGCGCCGGTTGGATCGCGCCGCCGAGCAGGCCGAGCAGTGCGCCCAGAACGGCGTGGGCGAGGAGCTTCGCGCCCAGGAAGGCGGCCAGCGCGCGGGGGAGCGGGCGGCGCGAGGGAGGCGCGGCGCAGTCGGCGGCTCCGGTGCGGTCGGCGCAATCGGTGGGCCCGATGACCGAGGTCGGCCCACACGGGCGAACCGCGCCGACCAGAAGGCCGCCCTGGACCGCCGCACAGGACGCGCCGCCCGCGGCGAACCCCGCACCGAGCCCGGTCGCGAACAGCGTGAGCACCTGCACGGCACCACCCCCACTCCGGGGAGATTACGGGCCATCACACACAGTGTGGAAGGTGCGCGGTGTGAAACATCTGTTTCACCCATATGGGTGCACATTTTACGTTCCGAAAAGGATAGCCTTACCGTGACGAGATAAATACTCAGAGTCAAGTCGGCCTATCCGGCCCGGACACTCTGCTTTCGACCCGCGCGCCGCCACCCCTGCGGCAGCCATGCCCGCCATGACATGACTGACCCCGGAGGACACGGACATGCCCGTTGCCCCTGTCGCCACGCCCGCGCCGGTTTCCAGGGCCGCGTCCGCGCGGGCCGATCTCGGTGCCTCGCTGGTGGTTTTCCTGGTCGCCGTTCCGCTCTCCCTCGGCATCGCGCTCGCGGCCGGCGCCCCGCTCGGCGCCGGCATCATCTCGGCCGTGGTCGGCGGCATCGTGGTCG includes these proteins:
- the nhaA gene encoding Na+/H+ antiporter NhaA, whose product is MGAESAPRNKFFRRPSTLAERNFIADALRTETVGGALLLIAAVVAVVWANTGWSDAYQDLRDFRFGPSALHLDLSLSTWAADGLLAVFFFVAGIELKRELVVGDLRNPAQAILPVVAAGCGMLTPALFYFAVNTGGGSPDGWAIPTATDIAFALAVLAVIGTNLPSALRSFLLTLAVVDDLGAILIIAIFFTDSVNFLALAGAFALLVVFWLLQRRRVRGWWFYVPLALVIWALMHESGVHATVAGVAMGLLMRVVPDRDERTSPAEHVEHLVRPVSAGLAVPIFALLSAGVAVSGPVLGDVFTHRPTLGVLLGLMAGKVVGIFVGTWLVARFTRAQLSDDLAWPDVFGMSMLAGIGFTVSLLISELAFTDDPVLTEQAKAAVLIGSVLSAAAATVVLRIRNNTYARLCAEENRDDDGDGIPDVYQGDADRLRRDKLA
- a CDS encoding sulfite exporter TauE/SafE family protein, which encodes MQVLTLFATGLGAGFAAGGASCAAVQGGLLVGAVRPCGPTSVIGPTDCADRTGAADCAAPPSRRPLPRALAAFLGAKLLAHAVLGALLGLLGGAIQPAPSTRAVLMLLAAALMALFGSAMLGVPGVARLLPRGSTRGAGRGPLLLGAATVFVPCGVTLGAELVAVTSQNALGGAAVLTGFVLGTIPLFTVLGLLVGASGRVLRGRLTAALGVLVLVVAAWTVGSGLRLAGWWTPTARGAVDHAAASTGPDGVQRVTVRVANEGYHPARALARAGVPTVLVLRTDHTTGCTRGFVLPARDRQQVLPVTGETTIDLGVPHPGTIDWTCAMGMYGGRIEFRADP